In the bacterium genome, one interval contains:
- a CDS encoding VOC family protein, producing MQKITPFLWFDDKAEEAMNFYTSIFKNSKTGSIVRYGDAGPGPKGSVLTAEFELEGQKFIALNGGPQFKFTEAISFVVSCETQAEIDEFWEKLSEGGQKSQCGWLKDRYGLSWQIVPPILGQMLRDKDPEKAKRVMEAMLQMTKIDIKALKRAYEASPE from the coding sequence ATGCAAAAAATTACACCGTTCTTGTGGTTCGACGACAAAGCTGAAGAGGCTATGAACTTTTACACATCCATTTTCAAAAATTCCAAAACCGGGAGCATCGTTCGTTATGGAGATGCGGGACCGGGACCGAAAGGGAGCGTATTGACCGCGGAATTCGAGCTCGAAGGACAGAAATTTATTGCGTTAAACGGTGGCCCGCAATTCAAATTCACCGAGGCGATCTCCTTTGTTGTGAGCTGTGAAACTCAAGCAGAAATAGACGAGTTTTGGGAAAAGCTTTCCGAAGGCGGACAAAAATCACAATGTGGCTGGCTCAAAGATAGATATGGTTTATCCTGGCAGATTGTTCCTCCAATTTTGGGCCAGATGCTACGAGACAAGGATCCTGAAAAGGCGAAAAGGGTCATGGAAGCAATGCTTCAAATGACGAAGATTGACATCAAAGCTCTAAAACGAGCCTATGAAGCCTCCCCTGAATAA